The region AAGAAATGCCGTTTTATCACCACACAAGCCCAAGGCAGAGAGCTAAGAATTGGCGGAAGACAAAGACTGCGTTAGCCACAGCCTGTCGTTATCTCATGCTTCGGGACTATTCAGCGTTTGAGTTGGAAACAAGGTTACAAAAGCGCGGTTTTAGTGGAGAAGAAATAGCTGAAACTGTCCTATTCCTTAAAGAGCAGGGATACGTAAACGACCAGGCTTTTGCTAAGCATTGGCTCCATGATCACATCGCGCATAAACCTTGGGGTCCGTTTCGTCTGGCCCATGAACTAAGAAATAGGGGTATTGATCACGATACTATTAATTCGCTTTTACAAGAAATGTTGCCACCAGATAAAGTTAAAGCAAGGATTCTGGCGGTAGGGTCATCATATTATCGCAAGCATAAGGGGCAATCAGCTTGCCGTGCTGTGGCCAGGTATTTGGCGCGACTGGGCTATGACGCTTCCGACATAGCCCAAGTTTTGGAGAAGCTTTGTGATTCCACATCTGGCCTAGCTTGACAGCATTTTGGGGCCACATTAGAATAATTTCGTAGGAAGAAACTTGGGAAATCAGACTGCCATAGTCTTCTTCAATAGATAGCCGAAGAATTAAAACACTTCGGGTATAGCTCCAACCAATCGGCTTTCACGATAGCAGGTCGCATTGGTGGACAAATGCGAAGGTATTGCCTGCTTAAGAAACATATGGTGGTTTGTAGGATCCGAGTTTCTACTCGGCTTTCTTTTTTTAATGGGTAGATGGGAGGTGACGCTTACGAACGTTTGGATAAATGTTCTCATTGGCATCTTCAGCCTAATCGTAGGATATTATGTTCGCAAGCTGCTGGCAGAAGCCAAAATTGCTTCGGCAGAGGAAATGTCAAGGCGCATCTTGCAGGAAGCTGAAAAAGAAGCGGAGGCCAAGAAAAAAGAAGCCCTTTTAGAAGCAAAAGAAGAATGCCACCAGCTTCGCCTGGAAGCAGAAAAGGAGATACGCGACCGTCGAAATGAAATGCAAAGGTTAGAGCGGCGCATTCTCCAAAAAGAAGAGGCTCTGGACCGCAAAGCTGAGTTGATTGAGAAGAAGGAGCAGGCCCTCCAAGATAAGGAGCAAGAAATTGAAGCAATACGGGAAAATCTGCTTGAAATCAAGCGAGAGCATCTAGCACAGCTTGAAAGGCTATCGGGCTTGAGCTCCGAAGAAGCTAGACAACTACTGTTACGAAATACAGAAAACGAGATTCGCCACGAAGTTGCCTTAATGATAAAAGAAATGGAGTCTGCCGCTCGCGAAGAAGCAGATAGGCGGGCGAAAGAAATAGTGACGCAAGCGATCCAGAGATGTGCAGCCGACTATGTAGCTGAAACTACTGTTTCGGTGGTGCCTCTCCCTAATGACGAGATGAAGGGCAGAATAATTGGCCGGGAAGGTAGAAACATCCGCGCTTTAGAAACCTTAACAGGAGTAGATTTGATTATTGATGATACTCCGGAAGCGGTAATCTTGTCGAGCTTCGATCCCATACGGCGTGAGGTAGCCCGGA is a window of Clostridia bacterium DNA encoding:
- a CDS encoding RecX family transcriptional regulator gives rise to the protein METRLQKRGFSGEEIAETVLFLKEQGYVNDQAFAKHWLHDHIAHKPWGPFRLAHELRNRGIDHDTINSLLQEMLPPDKVKARILAVGSSYYRKHKGQSACRAVARYLARLGYDASDIAQVLEKLCDSTSGLA
- the rny gene encoding ribonuclease Y, whose protein sequence is MGRWEVTLTNVWINVLIGIFSLIVGYYVRKLLAEAKIASAEEMSRRILQEAEKEAEAKKKEALLEAKEECHQLRLEAEKEIRDRRNEMQRLERRILQKEEALDRKAELIEKKEQALQDKEQEIEAIRENLLEIKREHLAQLERLSGLSSEEARQLLLRNTENEIRHEVALMIKEMESAAREEADRRAKEIVTQAIQRCAADYVAETTVSVVPLPNDEMKGRIIGREGRNIRALETLTGVDLIIDDTPEAVILSSFDPIRREVARITLEKLVLDGRIHPGRIEEMVEKAQKEIDQKIREEGEQAAFECGIHGLHPELIKLLGRLKYRTSYGQNVLKHSIEVSHLAGIMAAELGVNESLAKRAGLLHDIGKALNSDVEGPHVTVGAEIAKRYREQPEVVNAIAAHHGDVEFNTIEAALVQAADAISAARPGARRETLEAYIRRLEKLEEIADSFEGVDKAYAIQAGREIRIMVKPDRIDDAEAAQLARNMVKRIERELQYPGQVKVVVIRETRAVEFAR